The proteins below come from a single Stigmatopora argus isolate UIUO_Sarg chromosome 11, RoL_Sarg_1.0, whole genome shotgun sequence genomic window:
- the LOC144084997 gene encoding L-threonine ammonia-lyase: MNFAAQLFYSSYLNERLERLFSPKPAIKATEENDPFWHREELHPGPANPCDSYKGVPISNGGVGRRPTLIEPERLQDFGEEELLNGNVKVHEPRVVVEAPVITLKEPPKTRRVSEFRIVPRPTLLYLRFEDISAAAFTIQSGIQKTPCTYSRLSKQYSMEIYLKKEQLHYTGSVKERGALYLLSSLTQEQQRKGVIVATDCNFSLAVAHHAVELKIPVFAIMPSCCSSPRLRIYRDYGAMVISYGSASHDSKNHARHLANDNGYLYLEEDESATYLAGLGTVGMEIYEQVPKLDAVLVPAAGQYGLLAGTAAAIKHLSSHILVIGIEPQGFPLLLQSLKTDGPIKDIHSNPNTKLYGDLMESSLGNNTFQLAKKLVDKVISVSEEDSLVAMLRFQEFERSTVDTEGAMGLAAILAGQLPELRGKRVAVVVSSANMELDLVRQCVDRALVLEDRVSKFSVQLGEWPGDMAKLLDLLSREDVRLLDVSHRRHSDKSDLFTAKVECVVETRDKTQSAQLRKTLSERYPSLCWLER, translated from the exons ATGAACTTTGCTGCCCAGTTATTCTACTCAAGCTACTTGAATGAGCGACTGGAGCGATTGTTTTCACCAAAGCCTGCAATTAAAGCAACTGAAGAAAATGACCCCTTTTGGCACAG AGAGGAGCTGCATCCTGGTCCAGCAAATCcatgtgactcttacaaaggaGTGCCGATCAGTAATGGCGGCGTGGGCCGCAGGCCAACCCTCATTGAACCAGAAAGACTCCAAGACTTTGGTGAAGAGGAACTCCTCAACGGGAATGTCAAGGTCCATGAACCAAGGGTGGTGGTCGAAGCACCTGTAATCACACTTAAGGAACCGCCAAAAACCAGACGAGTCAGCGAGTTCCGGATCGTCCCCAGACCGACTCTTCTGTACCTTCGCTTCGAGGACATTAGCGCTGCCGCCTTCACCATCCAATCGGGGATACAGAAAACGCCCTGCACG TACTCCCGACTATCCAAACAGTATAGCATGGAGATTTATCTGAAGAAGGAGCAGCTACATTATACAGGCTCAGTGAAGGAGAGAGGAGCATTGTACCTGCTATCTTCCCTCACACAG GAGCAACAAAGGAAGGGTGTGATTGTTGCCACTGACTGTAACTTCTCCCTGGCTGTGGCCCACCATGCAGTGGAGCTGAAGATCCCTGTGTTTGCCATCATGCCATCATGTTGTTCGTCGCCTCGTCTGAGGATCTACAGAGACTACGGTGCCATGGTCATCTCGTATGGCAGCGCCAGTCATGACTCTAAGAACCATGCCCGGCATCTGGCTAACGACAATGGTTATCTCTATTTGGAAGA gGATGAAAGTGCAACCTACCTCGCAGGACTGGGCACAGTGGGTATGGAGATCTATGAACAGGTGCCCAAGCTGGATGCTGTGTTGGTGCCTGCAGCTGGACAGTATGGTCTACTTGCAGGCACGGCGGCAGCCATTAAGCATCTCAGCTCACATATTCTTGTCATA GGAATAGAACCTCAAGGTTTCCCTTTGCTGCTGCAATCTCTAAAGACAGATGGCCCCATCAAAGACATTCACAGCAATCCCAATACCAAACTATATGGAG ATCTTATGGAGAGCTCACTCGGTAACAACACTTTCCAGTTGGCAAAGAAACTTGTCGATAAAGTCATCTCTGTCAG TGAGGAAGATTCTTTAGTGGCAATGTTGAGGTTTCAAGAGTTTGAGCGCTCCACTGTGGACACAGAGGGAGCCATgggattggctgccattttagCTGGACAACTGCCAGAACTGAGAGGCAAAAG GGTGGCAGTGGTGGTGAGCAGCGCAAACATGGAACTGGATCTGGTGAGGCAGTGTGTGGATCGAGCCCTGGTGTTGGAAGATCGCGTCAGCAAGTTCTCAGTGCAGCTGGGAGAATGGCCAGGAGATATGGCCAAGCTACTGGACCTCCTGTCCAGGGAGGACGTCAG GTTGCTGGACGTCAGCCATCGGAGGCACAGTGACAAATCCGACCTTTTCACGGCAAAG GTAGAATGTGTGGTGGAAACCAGAGATAAGACGCAAAGCGCTCAGCTGCGGAAGACACTGAGCGAACGCTACCCGTCCCTATGCTGGCTGGAGCGGTGA